The genomic stretch TCCACGGTGCCGTGACCGGTGAGCATGATCACCTCAACCAGGGGGAAGCGGTTCTTGATTTCCTTAAGCGTGGCGATTCCGTCCATGCCGGGCATTTTCACGTCCAGGACAGCGATGTCGATGTCGTGGTGCTTGTCCAGCTGGTCCAGGGCCTCTTGTCCGCTGTAGGCGGTGAAGATTTCGAAGTCCCGCTTGGACAACCGTTTGACCATGGTGTCCACGAATGGAACTTCATCGTCCACGAGAAGAATCTTTGCCAGTGACATGTGCAGCCTCCGGGGTTGGTTGTTCAAAGGATGAGACAAAAGTCTCCGTTTCTGTCGTCGGCGTGGGATTGACGCACGGTAAATTTTTCACAAAGAAGTCTGGGTGAGTTCGAAGCGATCGTGCTTTTCCATCCGCGGTCATGTCCTCGCGCTCTCGGCAACTTTCCGCTCTTTTGGGTCCTTGGTCAAGGGGAGACGGATGGTGATGGTCGTGCCGACGTTGACCTGGCTGGCCACGGTGATGTCGCCGCCCATGTTTTTGATGATCGTGTAGCAGATCGAAAGCCCCAGGCCGGTGCCCTTGCCCACGGGTTTCGTGGTGAAGAACGGGTCGAAAATCCGGGAAAGGTTGGCTTTGGGAATGCCCATGCCCGTGTCCGCGACGGCAATCTCGGCCATGTCTCCGACGGTGTGCGTGGTGACGGTGATCGTCCCGCCCCTGCTTTCCAAGGCGTCCAGGGCGTTGTTGAACAGGTTCAGAAGAACCTGCTGCATTTCCGAGGCTGAAGCGGTGATGGGCGGCAGATCATCCGCCAGGTGCAGTTCGATTCGGGCGTTGGCGTAACGGGCGTGATTTTCAGACAAGGCGCCGACGTCTCGGATCATGGCGTTCAGATGTACCTCTTGCATCCGCAGATCGGACTTGCGGGCGAAGCTGAGCATCTTGTGGGTGATGTCCTTGCAGCGGGCGCCTTGGGTTCGGATCTGACCCAACGCTCGGCGCAACTCTTCGAAGTTCCGGGAGTTGGCCATTTCGGCGTCTTCTTGCAGCAAATCTTCCATCCACCCGGCCTCTTCGACCATGATTGCCACAGGATTGTTGATTTCATGGGCGATGCCCGCGGCCAGTTCGCCGATAGAGGCCATTTTCCCGGCCTCGATGAACTGCTCACTCATGGTCTCCATGGTCAAGGACTCTCGTAGCGCTTCGCAAGCCAGGCAACGGCGCAGCAGGACCATCGCCGCGCCGATGCCGAACAGGCCGATGCCAAGCAGTCCGGCCAGGATGACACGCAAAGTGTAGCTTTCAGGGGCCAG from Desulfonatronum thiodismutans encodes the following:
- a CDS encoding sensor histidine kinase; translated protein: MPEHASRLRSTTVLMAVGLATLPYLAAMTVFWLSLATSPPAVLAPESYTLRVILAGLLGIGLFGIGAAMVLLRRCLACEALRESLTMETMSEQFIEAGKMASIGELAAGIAHEINNPVAIMVEEAGWMEDLLQEDAEMANSRNFEELRRALGQIRTQGARCKDITHKMLSFARKSDLRMQEVHLNAMIRDVGALSENHARYANARIELHLADDLPPITASASEMQQVLLNLFNNALDALESRGGTITVTTHTVGDMAEIAVADTGMGIPKANLSRIFDPFFTTKPVGKGTGLGLSICYTIIKNMGGDITVASQVNVGTTITIRLPLTKDPKERKVAESART
- a CDS encoding response regulator, which gives rise to MSLAKILLVDDEVPFVDTMVKRLSKRDFEIFTAYSGQEALDQLDKHHDIDIAVLDVKMPGMDGIATLKEIKNRFPLVEVIMLTGHGTVESAIDGMKLGAFDYLMKPAEIDDLVEKVKKAERVKREREEKIREAEAREVMHRRA